In the genome of Streptomyces sp. NBC_00259, the window CGACGTCGATGACGCAGACCTCCGCGCCGACCTGGTTGGCGAAGGCGTTGCACACCGCTCCCCCACCGAGGAAGTTCGCGACCATCTGGCCGGTCACCTCCTGGGGCCAGGCCGTGACGCCCTGGGCGTGCACCCCGTGGTCACCGGCGAAGATCGCCACCGCCGCGGGCTCCGGGATCGGCGGCGGGCACATCCGGGACAGCCCGGCCAGCTGCGCGGAGATGATCTCCAGCATGCCGAGAGCGCCCGCGGGTTTGGTCATCCGCTTCTGCCGCTCCCACGCCTCGCCGAGCGCCTTGGCGTCCAGCGGGCGGATGTTGGAGACGGTCTCCTGGAGCAGGTCGTGCGGCTCCTCGCCGGGCAGGGCGCGGCGGCCGTACGTCTCCTCGTGGACGACCCAGGAGAGCGGGCGGCGCTTGGACCAGCCCGCCTGCATCAGCTCGGGCTCCTCCGGGAACTCGTCGACGTAACCGACGCAGAGGTACGCGACGACCTCCAGGTGCTCCGGCAGGCCGAGCGCGCGGACCATCTCACGCTCGTCGAAGAAGCTGACCCAGCCGACGCCGAGGCCTTCGGCGCGGGCGGCGAGCCAGAGGTTCTCCACGGCCAGGGCCGAGGAGTACGGCGCCATCTGCGGCTGGGTGTGCCGGCCGAGGGTGTGGCGGCCGCCGCGCGTCGGGTCGGCGGTGACCACGATGTTCACCGGGGTGTCGAGGATCGCCTCGATCTTCAGTTCCTTGAACTGCTTCGCCCGGCCCTTGGGCAGCGACTTGGCGTACGCCTCGCGCTGGCGCTGGGCGAGTTCGTGCATCGAGCGCCGGGTCTCGGCGGACCGGATGACGACGAAGTCCCAGGGCTGCGAGTGGCCGACGGACGGCGCGGTGTGCGCGGCCTCGAGGACGCGGAGGAGGACCTCGTGCGGGATGGGGTCGCTGCGGAAGCCGTTGCGGATGTCGCGGCGTTCACGGATCACGCGGAGGACGGCTTCGCGTTCGGCGTCGGCGAAGCCGGGGGCCGGCGCGCCGCCCGTCTCTTCGGCGGCGTCCTCGGCAACGGCAACGGCCACGAGCTCCGCTTCCGGATCCTGCGCCTGCTCCTGCTCCGATGCGGCGTCGGTCGCCGGCACGGGAGCGGGCTCCGGAGCGGCGTCCTCCGCGGTCGGCTGCCCCGCGTCGGCCGGTTCGGGTTCGGCCGTGGGCTCCACGACCGCCTGCTCGTCGAGCACGTGCTCCTCGACCACGTGCTCCTCGACCACCTGCTGCGGAACCTCGGTGCCCTCCGCGGGCGCCACGGCCTCGGGCTGCGGCTCGTCGTCGCCATCGCCGTTCCGGGGCGCGGGCACGGGGGCGACGGCTTCGGGCTGCGGGGCGGGCTCCGCCTCGGCCACGGGTACGGGCTCCGGCTCGGGCGCCACGGCCTGCGGCTCCACCACGGCTTCGGCGAACGGTTCGGCCACCGGTTCCACCGTCGGCCCGGCGGCGGGCTCAGGAGTCCCGGCGGGCTCCGTGGCGGCAGCCACGGCAACGGGCGCGGGCTCGGGAACAGACTCGGGCTCGGGCACGGGCTCGGAAAGCTCTTCCTCGGCCGGGGCCATCTCGGCAACCGGCGACGGAGCAAGATGCGGGGTGGTCGGAAGAGAACCCTCCACCGGCACGAACTGGCCGACGAGGGCAGGGTCCGGAGCCACCGTAGACGCCGCGGCGCCGGTTTCGGCGGCCACCTGCGCACTTTCCGGGACGACCGCGCCGGCCGTCTCCAGGGCCTTCTCGGCCTCGGCCACCGCCACGGCCGCCTGGTGCTGAACCTGCTGCGGGGCCGCCCACGGGGTGGCGCCCTGCGGCGGAATCTCACCGAGCTGCGGGCCGGGCAGGACGGCCTGCTCCTCCTGCGGGACGTCGAGGTACTCGGGGCCGGTGGTCGGCGGGCCCGCGACGGGCGCGGGCATCGGGCTCTGCGGCATCGGCGTCGTCATGTGGCCGGTGCCGTTGCTCCGGAGTTCGGCCGGGCCGCGGTCGGACAGCGAGCGGACGACGCCGCCTGTCGCGTCGGGCACCGGCGGCCCCATGTGGAGGGGGCGGCGCGCGGGCGGCGGTGTCGGCATGGACGTCGACGCGGGTACGGGCGGCGGCATCCGCACGCCGCCGAGGTCGAGGGAACCGGAGTCCCGGCCGCCTGCCTCGTGTGCTCCGGCCTCGTGCGTCCACTGCTCGGGGGCCGCCTGCTGCTCCGGCTCGGCCTGCTGCTGCGGCGCGACCGGCGCGACCTGCTGCGCCGCGGCGGCCTGCTCGTACAGCGCTTGGTCGTGTCCCGCCTGCTCGGGCGTCATGGCGTACGCGCCGTGCAGCTGTTCGGAAGGGTGCACGGGGGCCACGGGCTCTGCAGGCGGCATGTACACCGGCACGCCCGCGGCGGGTGCCGCCGCCTGTACCGCCACGGCCTCCGGCGCCATCTGCACCGCCTGAGCCTGAGCATGAGCATGAGCGTGACCCGGAGCCTGGTCGGCCGCCGCGACCGGCGGGGCCACCTGCTGCGGGTCGCTCCACGCCCCCTGCGCGCTCGGCATCAACAGCAGGTCGTCGTCTTCGCCGACGGTTTCGGCGCCACTGCCGGAGGGATCGAGGAAGGTGTACGCGCCCGGGGCGGGGATGCCCGGCTGCTCCACCATGCCTGCGTTCTCCGGCAGCCCCTCGCCCGGGACCTGGCCGGTGTCAGTCATGCGTACCCCTCGCCCATCGGTTGTGCTCCTTCAGACCTTCGCCCGGGGCGCCCGATCGCGGCACACACCCGTGCCCGTCACTACAAGAACGAGCGTGTGCGCCGCGCGGCACGAAAGCCCGCAGACACAAGCATTGTCGTGCGCGTTCGCGTCCACGGCAGCAGGATCCGCCACGGTTCGCTGTGGACTGCGCCACGTCGCGCGTCCCCCGGTCGCGCCGTACCACACCCGGAACCCAAAACGGTCCCCTTTTCCGGATATTGGCGATCGAATCGGCCAACACCTGACTGCGGTACAACGATCGGCCAGCCTACCGCGCCACCGCGTGGCGGCAGGGTCAGGGGGCGCGATCCAGACGCTGGCCGGAGAGCAGGAAGACGACCGAGCGCTCGCGTTCCGACCAGTCGCCGGGGTTCATCTCCACGGACTGGAGCAGGGCGCACTCGACGGCGTAGCCGCCGTCCGCGAGGGCCGCGCCGATCGCCTCGGCGTCGTCCCGGGTGGAGGCGTGGGTGACGATGCGCTCGGGCCGGCGGTCGGCGCAGGCGGTGACGACCGGGACGCCTCCGCCACCGATCCGTACGACATCGGGTTCGGGAAGCCGTTCCAGCACGTGCGGCGCGCGTCCCTGGACGGTCTGCAGCTGGACTCCGTGGCGGCGGGCGGCGGCGTCGGTGCGGATGCAGGCGGCGGGGTCCTCGTCGACGGCGATCACCGCGGCGCCGAAGCGGGCCGCGTCGGCGGCGAGCTCCCCCGCGCCGCAGCCGATGTCCCAGACGAGGTCGCCGAGGCGCGGGCCGAGCCGGGCGAGCTGGGCGGCGCGCAGCTGAACCGATTCGCCCTCGGCCGGCTGGTACCGCGGTCCCTCGGGCGGCATCGCCCAGCCGCGTGACTGAGGGGGGTAGCCGGGCTCGCGGCCCGCCACCCAGCCTCCGCCCTGGGCGGACGCGGTGCCGCCGATGACGATCACGACATTGGGGTCCCGCCAGCTGTGGTCGGCGACCTTGTCGGAGGTGAGAACGGTGACCTGCTCGCGCTCGGTGCCGAGCTCCTCGCAGATCACGAAGGTGCGGTGCACGCCGTCGAGGAGCAGCGCCAGCTCGGCGGGCCCGGCACCCGGGGAGGTGAGGACGGCGACCTTGGCATGGGCCCGGCAGACGTTGACGGCGCGGCGCAGCGTACGGCTGTGGGCGACGACGA includes:
- the cobT gene encoding nicotinate-nucleotide--dimethylbenzimidazole phosphoribosyltransferase; this encodes MTDTGQVPGEGLPENAGMVEQPGIPAPGAYTFLDPSGSGAETVGEDDDLLLMPSAQGAWSDPQQVAPPVAAADQAPGHAHAHAQAQAVQMAPEAVAVQAAAPAAGVPVYMPPAEPVAPVHPSEQLHGAYAMTPEQAGHDQALYEQAAAAQQVAPVAPQQQAEPEQQAAPEQWTHEAGAHEAGGRDSGSLDLGGVRMPPPVPASTSMPTPPPARRPLHMGPPVPDATGGVVRSLSDRGPAELRSNGTGHMTTPMPQSPMPAPVAGPPTTGPEYLDVPQEEQAVLPGPQLGEIPPQGATPWAAPQQVQHQAAVAVAEAEKALETAGAVVPESAQVAAETGAAASTVAPDPALVGQFVPVEGSLPTTPHLAPSPVAEMAPAEEELSEPVPEPESVPEPAPVAVAAATEPAGTPEPAAGPTVEPVAEPFAEAVVEPQAVAPEPEPVPVAEAEPAPQPEAVAPVPAPRNGDGDDEPQPEAVAPAEGTEVPQQVVEEHVVEEHVLDEQAVVEPTAEPEPADAGQPTAEDAAPEPAPVPATDAASEQEQAQDPEAELVAVAVAEDAAEETGGAPAPGFADAEREAVLRVIRERRDIRNGFRSDPIPHEVLLRVLEAAHTAPSVGHSQPWDFVVIRSAETRRSMHELAQRQREAYAKSLPKGRAKQFKELKIEAILDTPVNIVVTADPTRGGRHTLGRHTQPQMAPYSSALAVENLWLAARAEGLGVGWVSFFDEREMVRALGLPEHLEVVAYLCVGYVDEFPEEPELMQAGWSKRRPLSWVVHEETYGRRALPGEEPHDLLQETVSNIRPLDAKALGEAWERQKRMTKPAGALGMLEIISAQLAGLSRMCPPPIPEPAAVAIFAGDHGVHAQGVTAWPQEVTGQMVANFLGGGAVCNAFANQVGAEVCVIDVGVASELPATPGLLPRKVRPGTADFTTGPALSREDVLSAIEVGIETARDLVSAGNKALLTGEMGIANTTASAALVSVYTGVDPAEVTGRGTGINDEMHARKVDVVRRGLDLHQPDPADPVGVLAAVGGLEHAALVGFILGGASLRTPVVLDGVSAGAAALVARAVAPEALAACIAGHRSAEPGHVAALNKLGLRPLVDLDLRLGEGTGALLALPLVQSAARAMHEVATFDSAGVTEK
- the cbiE gene encoding precorrin-6y C5,15-methyltransferase (decarboxylating) subunit CbiE, whose translation is MADRVTVIGWDGSPLTAAARSALSAATLVAGAAHHLALPEVPANAERIRLGSVDLAARRIAGHRGSPVVLADGDPGFFGVVRTLRAPQHGLEVEVVPAVSSVATAFARAGMPWDDAQIVVAHSRTLRRAVNVCRAHAKVAVLTSPGAGPAELALLLDGVHRTFVICEELGTEREQVTVLTSDKVADHSWRDPNVVIVIGGTASAQGGGWVAGREPGYPPQSRGWAMPPEGPRYQPAEGESVQLRAAQLARLGPRLGDLVWDIGCGAGELAADAARFGAAVIAVDEDPAACIRTDAAARRHGVQLQTVQGRAPHVLERLPEPDVVRIGGGGVPVVTACADRRPERIVTHASTRDDAEAIGAALADGGYAVECALLQSVEMNPGDWSERERSVVFLLSGQRLDRAP